In Perca flavescens isolate YP-PL-M2 chromosome 7, PFLA_1.0, whole genome shotgun sequence, the following proteins share a genomic window:
- the mapre1b gene encoding microtubule-associated protein RP/EB family member 1b produces the protein MAVNVYSTSVTSDNLSRHDMLVWINDSLQMNLTKIEMLCTGAAYCQFMDMLFPNSVPLKKVKFGAKLEHEYIHNFKLLQVSFKKMGVDKIIPVDKLVKGKFQDNFEYVQWFKKFFDANYDGKEYDPVEARQGQDSMPIPNTAMSALTKTPKKALSQAPQRPPVAKVAPKLANVSARKPGMGGGDEERAELMNEVEMLKSTIQDMEKERDFYFGKLRNIELICQEKEGEGDPTLQRIIDILYATDEGFVIPDAEEQEEF, from the exons ATGGCTGTAAATGTGTACTCGACTTCAGTGACCAGTGACAACTTGAGTCGTCATGACATGTTGGTCTGGATCAATGATTCTCTACAGATGAACCTCACCAAAATAGAAATGTTGTGTACAG GTGCTGCCTACTGCCAGTTCATGGACATGCTCTTTCCCAACTCTGTGCCTCTGAAGAAAGTTAAATTTGGTGCCAAACTGGAGCATGAATACATCCATAACTTCAAGCTTCTGCAGGTTTCCTTCAAAAAGATGGGAGTCGACAAA ATCATTCCAGTAGACAAACTGGTGAAGGGGAAGTTCCAGGACAACTTTGAGTATGTCCAGTGGTTTAAGAAGTTCTTTGATGCCAACTATGATGGGAAGGAGTACGACCCAGTGGAGGCTAGGCAGGGCCAGGATTCCATGCCCATACCCAACACTGCCATGTCAGCTCTCACCAAAACCCCTAAGAAGGCCCTCAGTCAAG CTCCTCAAAGGCCACCTGTTGCCAAGGTAGCGCCCAAGTTGGCTAACGTCAGTGCGAGGAAGCCGGGAATGGGAGGAGGCGACGAGGAAAGGGCGGAGCTTATGAATGAG GTGGAGATGCTGAAATCTACCATTCAGGAcatggagaaggagagagacttttattttggtaaGCTGCGGAACATTGAGCTCATTTGCCaggagaaggaaggagaggGCGACCCCACGCTGCAGAGGATCATCGACATCCTCTACGCCACAGAC gaggGTTTCGTGATCCCGGATgccgaggagcaggaggagttTTAA